The following proteins are co-located in the Castanea sativa cultivar Marrone di Chiusa Pesio chromosome 8, ASM4071231v1 genome:
- the LOC142606925 gene encoding phytochromobilin:ferredoxin oxidoreductase, chloroplastic isoform X2 — MESCTTSSLRSFCVALKPPVVLSTSVGVFSSTHSCWWRRRKGASFHVSAISYKKFIGFALNEAKRQTHLVPSPLQEQFNSMISVDGKAELQMLSFQAPKIRLLRSMSIETEVMQVLDFAVFPEPEFDVPIFCANCFSTSSTNIVVLDLNPLHDVIGRRDYKDRYYKSLMPLGLKYVELLPWGGKLTSESLKFFSPIVLWTRFSPSQDRFDILYSAFMDYYKAWFELIKQAVGETDASQIMSNREAQHRYLTWRAEKDPGHRMLTKLIGERSSKELLRNFLFNGINELGSRTFLDYFPEYCCEDGTINEKRSIIGKSFENRPWDKRGEFIG, encoded by the exons ATGGAGTCCTGTACTACTTCTTCGTTGAGAAGCTTCTGTGTAGCACTAAAGCCACCGGTAGTACTAAGCACTAGTGTAGGAGTGTTTTCTAGCACTCATAGCTGttggtggaggaggaggaaggGAGCTTCTTTTCATGTCTCAGCAATTTCTTACAAGAAGTTCATCGGATTTGCTCTAAATGAAGCTAAGCGCCAAACCCATTTGGTTCCTTCTCCTTTACAG GAACAGTTTAATTCAATGATTTCTGTGGATGGTAAAGCAGAGCTTCAAATGTTATCATTTCAAGCTCCCAAGATTAGACTTCTACGGAGTATGAGCATTGAGACTGAAGTAATGCAG GTTTTGGACTTTGCTGTCTTTCCAGAACCAGAATTTGATGTACCCATATTCTGTGCCAACTGTTTCTCCACCAGTAGCACAAACATAGTGGTCTT GGACCTTAACCCTTTGCATGATGTCATCGGTCGAAGAGATTATAAGGACAGATACTATAAAAGTTTAATGCCTCTTGGTCTCAAGTATGTTGAG CTTCTGCCCTGGGGAGGAAAGCTCACAAGCGAGTCCTTAAAATTTTTCTCACCAATTGTGCTATGGACCAGATTTTCTCCAAGCCAAGACAGATTTGATATCTTATATTCTGCATTCATGGATTATTACAAG GCTTGGTTTGAGCTGATAAAGCAAGCAGTAGGGGAGACAGATGCATCCCAAATTATGAGCAATCGTGAAGCACAACATAGATATCTAACATGGAGAGCTGAGAAG GATCCAGGTCACAGAATGCTGACAAAATTGATTGGGGAGAGAAGTTCAAAg GAGTTGTTGAGGAACTTCCTCTTTAATGGAATTAACGAGCTAGGAAGCAGAACATTCCTGGATTACTTTCCCGAGTACTGCTGTGAAGATGGGACTATAAATGAGAAGCGCAGCATTATTGGAAAGTCTTTTGAAAATCGCCCTTGGGATAAAAGAGGGGAATTCATTG GTTAA
- the LOC142606324 gene encoding F-box protein At3g07870-like encodes MVHFPSELLFDIFSRLPIKSLLRFKCVSQLWCNMIDDPSLAYIHLTRSVEEPKMLILDHQTKNPDTLRFTEVVGGFLKADMNLVTKFAKSKACFLESCCNGLLCFTKIYDDRVLVLFNPLRQEVIALPPHTASLLPGKRKYGLGFDSSTNTYKVVRVFKFIRGGCHGNLSFNLGAEVYTLGTSSWRPISKGPPCLLAGRPIFACGALHWFVNPYVEYIVSFDVGKEEFGSISPPKYYSSSHLLDLGGNLAMVDRSFDSHIEIWVMKEYEKKEWVKEYKIDVNPPLGILDDFWVEVIGLWEFGEILLRYRESFISYNPKTGVKRYIEILGHDVEVLYYMGSLLSISRFQTE; translated from the coding sequence ATGGTGCACTTCCCTTCAGAACTCCTCTTTGACATCTTTTCACGACTACCCATCAAGTCACTTTTACGATTCAAGTGTGTCTCTCAACTATGGTGCAATATGATTGATGATCCATCTCTTGCTTACATTCACTTAACTCGATCTGTTGAAGAACCCAAGATGTTAATTCTTGATCATCAAACTAAAAATCCAGATACATTAAGGTTTACAGAAGTTGTTGGGGGCTTCTTGAAGGCTGACATGAATTTAGTTACAAAGTTTGCAAAGTCAAAAGCATGTTTCTTAGAGAGTTGTTGCAATGGTTTGCTTTGctttacaaaaatttatgatgatagagttttggttttgtttaatCCTCTTAGACAAGAAGTTATAGCACTGCCACCACATACAGCTTCTCTTCTACCAGGCAAAAGAAAATATGGATTAGGTTTTGATTCTTCAACAAACACATACAAGGTTGTTAGGGTTTTCAAATTCATCCGTGGAGGTTGTCATGGAAATCTATCATTCAATTTGGGTGCTGAAGTTTACACTCTTGGTACAAGTTCATGGAGACCTATTAGCAAAGGTCCTCCCTGCCTTCTTGCTGGAAGACCTATATTTGCATGTGGGGCACTTCATTGGTTTGTTAACCCTTATGTTGAGtatattgtttcttttgatGTTGGGAAGGAGGAGTTTGGCTCGATTTCTCCTCCCAAATATTATAGCTCAAGTCATTTGCTTGATCTTGGAGGAAACTTGGCTATGGTTGATCGATCATTTGATAGCCACATTGAGATATGGGTAATGAAGGaatatgaaaagaaagaatgggTGAAAGAATACAAGATTGATGTAAACCCCCCACTTGGGATACTAGATGATTTTTGGGTTGAAGTTATAGGGTTATGGGAATTTGGTGAAATACTATTGAGGTACCGTGAAAGTTTTATTTCCTATAATCCAAAGACTGGTGTAAAAAGGTACATTGAAATTTTAGGTCATGACGTGGAAGTCCTATATTACATGGGTAGCCTACTATCAATTTCTAGATTTCAGACAGAGTAA
- the LOC142606758 gene encoding uncharacterized protein At5g02240, which produces MASRLLFTPIPDFSIPVETLPKPHQRFPCLTFTLAPPTSYSSKSISSSRRGSPPQPLNAVKEELIQSQSSEPAHDSKTSPPSSSKLILVAGGSGGVGQLVVASLLNRNIKSRLLVRDPEKAISLFGKQDEETLQVIKGDTRNPEDLDPSIFEGVTHVICCTGTTAFPSKRWDGDNTPERVDWEGVRNLVSALPSSLKRIVLVSSIGVTKFSELPWSIMNLFGVLKFKRMGEDFLRNSGLPFTIIRPGRLTDGPYTSYDLNTLLKATAGQRCAVLIGQGDKLVGEASRIVVAEACIQALDIEFTEGKAYEINSVEGEGPGSDPQKWQELFKAAQAQ; this is translated from the exons ATGGCTTCCAGACTCTTATTCACTCCAATTCCCGATTTCTCAATCCCAGTTGAAACACTCCCAAAACCTCACCAACGATTCCCATGTTTAACATTCACTCTTGCACCTCCAACTTCTTATTCTTCTAAGTCCATTTCTAGCTCTAGAAGAGGGTCGCCACCACAACCACTTAATGCTGTCAAAGAGGAACTCATCCAATCCCAGAGTTCAGAGCCAGCCCATGATTCCAAAAcctctcctccttcttcttctaagCTTATTCTCGTCGCTGGTGGCTCCGGTGGTGTTG GGCAGTTGGTAGTGGCATCATTGCTAAACAGGAATATCAAGTCACGACTTTTAGTACGAGATCCTGAGAAAGCAATATCCTTGTTTGGTAAACAAGATGAGGAAACATTGCAG GTGATTAAAGGGGATACTCGGAACCCAGAGGATTTAGATCCATCTATATTTGAG GGAGTAACACATGTGATTTGCTGCACGGGAACAACAGCCTTTCCTTCGAAACGATGGGATGGGGATAACACACCAGAAAGAGTAG ATTGGGAGGGTGTGAGAAATCTTGTATCTGCACTGCCTTCGTCACTGAAGAGAATTGTTCTTGTTTCATCAATCGGAGTAACAAAGTTCAGTGAACTACCGTGGAG CATTATGAACCTCTTTGGTGTCCTCAAATTTAAAAGGATGGGAGAAGATTTTCTTCGCAATTCTGGTCTTCCATTTACCATAATCAG ACCTGGTAGATTGACTGATGGACCTTACACATCATATGATCTAAATACTTTGCTCAAAGCTACAGCTGGGCAAAGATGTGCAGTTCTTATAGGTCAAG GAGATAAACTTGTTGGAGAAGCTAGCAGAATTGTAGTTGCAGAAGCTTGTATACAGGCACTGGACATTGAATTCACTGAAGGCAAAGCTTATGAAATCAACTCAGTTGAG GGGGAAGGACCAGGAAGTGATCCGCAGAAGTGGCAAGAGCTATTTAAAGCTGCCCAAGCCCAATAA
- the LOC142606925 gene encoding phytochromobilin:ferredoxin oxidoreductase, chloroplastic isoform X1, translating to MESCTTSSLRSFCVALKPPVVLSTSVGVFSSTHSCWWRRRKGASFHVSAISYKKFIGFALNEAKRQTHLVPSPLQEQFNSMISVDGKAELQMLSFQAPKIRLLRSMSIETEVMQVLDFAVFPEPEFDVPIFCANCFSTSSTNIVVLDLNPLHDVIGRRDYKDRYYKSLMPLGLKYVELLPWGGKLTSESLKFFSPIVLWTRFSPSQDRFDILYSAFMDYYKAWFELIKQAVGETDASQIMSNREAQHRYLTWRAEKDPGHRMLTKLIGERSSKELLRNFLFNGINELGSRTFLDYFPEYCCEDGTINEKRSIIGKSFENRPWDKRGEFIGKISN from the exons ATGGAGTCCTGTACTACTTCTTCGTTGAGAAGCTTCTGTGTAGCACTAAAGCCACCGGTAGTACTAAGCACTAGTGTAGGAGTGTTTTCTAGCACTCATAGCTGttggtggaggaggaggaaggGAGCTTCTTTTCATGTCTCAGCAATTTCTTACAAGAAGTTCATCGGATTTGCTCTAAATGAAGCTAAGCGCCAAACCCATTTGGTTCCTTCTCCTTTACAG GAACAGTTTAATTCAATGATTTCTGTGGATGGTAAAGCAGAGCTTCAAATGTTATCATTTCAAGCTCCCAAGATTAGACTTCTACGGAGTATGAGCATTGAGACTGAAGTAATGCAG GTTTTGGACTTTGCTGTCTTTCCAGAACCAGAATTTGATGTACCCATATTCTGTGCCAACTGTTTCTCCACCAGTAGCACAAACATAGTGGTCTT GGACCTTAACCCTTTGCATGATGTCATCGGTCGAAGAGATTATAAGGACAGATACTATAAAAGTTTAATGCCTCTTGGTCTCAAGTATGTTGAG CTTCTGCCCTGGGGAGGAAAGCTCACAAGCGAGTCCTTAAAATTTTTCTCACCAATTGTGCTATGGACCAGATTTTCTCCAAGCCAAGACAGATTTGATATCTTATATTCTGCATTCATGGATTATTACAAG GCTTGGTTTGAGCTGATAAAGCAAGCAGTAGGGGAGACAGATGCATCCCAAATTATGAGCAATCGTGAAGCACAACATAGATATCTAACATGGAGAGCTGAGAAG GATCCAGGTCACAGAATGCTGACAAAATTGATTGGGGAGAGAAGTTCAAAg GAGTTGTTGAGGAACTTCCTCTTTAATGGAATTAACGAGCTAGGAAGCAGAACATTCCTGGATTACTTTCCCGAGTACTGCTGTGAAGATGGGACTATAAATGAGAAGCGCAGCATTATTGGAAAGTCTTTTGAAAATCGCCCTTGGGATAAAAGAGGGGAATTCATTGGTAAAATTTCTAACTAA